A single region of the Sphingobium sp. EP60837 genome encodes:
- a CDS encoding phage adaptor protein produces the protein MAISLDVIVPGTIGEYDDLVAMVGDWLDRDDLTDRIPEFVALLEARLNRLLRTNLQETAAVWAVTDEEYALPDDFRKLRRLNVAGSAQPLSEVASNDLPQWSSFGQARVYAVEGRYLRFSPAPSAENPLTLSAVYWRRIPPLGTGQPTNWLLNENPDIYVWGALHQAATYIRDPDAIDTCKAYLDEAIAELQQASRKDAWGGPLAPSPARQVRGARC, from the coding sequence ATGGCTATTTCCCTCGACGTAATCGTTCCTGGCACGATCGGTGAATATGACGATCTTGTCGCCATGGTGGGCGACTGGCTCGACCGCGACGACCTGACCGATCGCATTCCTGAATTTGTCGCGCTGCTGGAGGCACGGCTCAACCGCTTGCTCCGCACGAACTTGCAGGAAACGGCGGCGGTGTGGGCGGTCACGGACGAGGAATATGCCCTCCCCGATGACTTCCGTAAACTGCGGCGGCTGAACGTCGCGGGGTCTGCACAACCGCTTTCGGAAGTGGCTTCCAATGACCTGCCGCAATGGTCGAGCTTCGGGCAAGCGCGCGTCTATGCGGTGGAAGGCCGCTATCTGCGCTTCTCCCCGGCGCCGTCAGCAGAGAACCCGCTGACGCTTTCGGCTGTCTACTGGCGCCGCATTCCTCCGCTTGGGACCGGCCAGCCCACCAATTGGCTGCTGAATGAGAACCCGGATATCTATGTCTGGGGCGCGCTGCACCAGGCGGCAACCTATATCCGCGACCCTGACGCGATCGACACATGCAAAGCCTATCTCGATGAGGCGATTGCCGAGTTGCAGCAGGCGAGCCGCAAGGATGCGTGGGGTGGCCCGTTGGCCCCCTCTCCTGCCCGTCAGGTGCGAGGCGCACGGTGCTGA
- a CDS encoding SU10 major capsid protein has translation MAVPSNTIQNVSRVGVREDLDNKIAELFPDETPFIDMIGRSKASNTYTEWQTDGLAAANHDNKAVQGDDLTNGSRANTTRVGTHTQIMTKVVGSSTTVEWTNKAGRRSELAREIMKSGRELRTDMEKRALGNYASVAAAAGTAGETAGAQAWLTSNVSRGASGANGGFSAGIVAAATNGTQRAYTEALLKTVLQSAWSAGGNPKAVITNGTQKQTAAAFAGIAQQRRETGNKKATIIAGADIYVSDFGEVQFVPDRFADARSALLVDPDYWDIAVGDPLHVDTLAQTGLATRKALITEWALRCLNQAASGIVADLT, from the coding sequence ACTGTTCCCCGACGAAACCCCCTTCATCGACATGATCGGGCGCTCGAAGGCGAGCAATACCTATACCGAGTGGCAGACCGATGGTCTGGCCGCCGCGAACCACGACAACAAGGCTGTACAGGGCGATGACCTCACCAATGGCAGCCGCGCCAACACCACGCGCGTGGGCACGCACACTCAGATCATGACCAAGGTTGTCGGCTCGTCCACGACCGTGGAATGGACCAACAAGGCCGGTCGCCGGTCGGAACTGGCCCGCGAAATCATGAAGTCGGGCCGCGAACTGCGCACCGACATGGAAAAGCGGGCCCTTGGCAACTATGCCTCGGTTGCGGCGGCTGCGGGCACTGCGGGTGAAACCGCGGGCGCCCAGGCGTGGCTCACCAGCAACGTCTCGCGCGGCGCGTCTGGCGCGAATGGCGGCTTCTCGGCGGGTATCGTCGCGGCGGCCACCAACGGTACGCAGCGGGCCTATACTGAGGCCCTGCTGAAGACTGTCCTTCAGTCGGCATGGTCGGCGGGCGGCAATCCCAAGGCGGTCATCACCAACGGCACGCAGAAGCAGACAGCCGCGGCCTTCGCTGGCATCGCCCAGCAGCGCCGTGAGACCGGCAACAAGAAGGCGACGATCATCGCTGGCGCCGATATATACGTGTCGGACTTCGGCGAGGTGCAGTTCGTACCTGATCGCTTCGCTGATGCACGCTCCGCTCTGCTGGTGGACCCGGATTATTGGGACATCGCGGTCGGTGATCCGCTGCATGTGGATACGCTGGCCCAGACCGGCCTTGCCACCCGCAAGGCGCTGATCACCGAATGGGCGCTGCGCTGCCTCAACCAGGCCGCCTCCGGCATCGTGGCCGACCTGACTTAA